Proteins encoded by one window of Brevibacterium atlanticum:
- the ppgK gene encoding polyphosphate--glucose phosphotransferase, translated as MSDETTNRFAIGIDIGGTGIKAALVDTVTGKLPFKRIRVLTPKPATPSAVAEAIAGVLEDLTVRALELGIVADRADLDALPVGCGFPGVIRDHLVEYTANLDQSWIGSNITAVIGARTGRTVYFLNDADGAGLAEMIFGAGRAHRKKTVLLTTLGTGIGTALFTQGRMVPYTELGHIEMNGADAETQAAESVKTRLGLSYPEWAARLQQYYTQLELLVAPDVIIVGGGVSKSHAEFLPLISTRATLKPAKLLNNAGIVGAAMIAVNGGKAKVKKSTS; from the coding sequence ATGAGCGACGAGACGACGAACCGCTTCGCCATCGGCATCGACATCGGTGGAACCGGAATCAAGGCAGCCCTGGTCGACACGGTGACCGGCAAGCTGCCGTTCAAACGCATCCGCGTGCTCACCCCGAAGCCGGCGACACCGTCAGCCGTCGCCGAGGCGATCGCCGGGGTGCTCGAGGACCTGACCGTGAGGGCGCTCGAGCTGGGGATCGTCGCCGACAGGGCCGATCTCGATGCCCTGCCCGTCGGATGCGGATTCCCCGGCGTCATCCGCGATCACCTCGTCGAATACACAGCCAACCTCGATCAGAGTTGGATCGGGTCGAACATCACCGCCGTCATCGGGGCGCGCACCGGTCGGACCGTCTACTTCCTCAACGATGCGGACGGTGCGGGGCTGGCTGAGATGATCTTCGGCGCCGGTCGCGCACACCGGAAGAAGACCGTGCTGCTGACCACCTTGGGGACTGGGATCGGCACGGCCCTGTTCACACAGGGACGGATGGTCCCGTACACGGAGTTGGGTCACATCGAGATGAACGGAGCCGACGCGGAGACGCAGGCCGCCGAATCGGTGAAGACCCGGCTGGGGCTGTCCTATCCGGAATGGGCGGCGCGTCTGCAGCAGTACTACACACAACTGGAGCTCCTCGTCGCCCCCGACGTCATCATCGTCGGCGGCGGAGTCTCGAAGTCACATGCGGAGTTCCTGCCGCTGATCAGCACGCGCGCCACACTCAAACCGGCCAAGCTGCTCAACAACGCCGGCATCGTCGGGGCCGCGATGATCGCGGTCAACGGCGGCAAGGCGAAGGTGAAGAAGAGCACGTCCTGA
- a CDS encoding TetR family transcriptional regulator gives MALTAESITHTALDILSRYGLGDLSMRRLARELEVQPSALYWHVKDKQSLLVLISKNLKVEVDNVCPVTADPLAAAMSLREVLLKYRDGAEIVLLGYSIAAADVTPRALSSERLGAEVSQGILTLTLGAVAVEQNRRLFDIDPAGAAENFAANAAAMLVAVRSQS, from the coding sequence TTGGCACTGACAGCCGAGTCCATCACTCACACCGCTTTGGACATCCTTTCGCGCTACGGACTCGGCGATCTCTCCATGCGTCGACTGGCCCGTGAGCTCGAGGTTCAGCCGTCCGCGCTCTACTGGCACGTCAAGGACAAGCAGTCTCTGCTCGTCCTCATCTCCAAAAACCTCAAGGTCGAGGTCGACAACGTCTGCCCCGTCACCGCCGACCCGCTCGCTGCGGCCATGTCCCTGCGTGAAGTGCTGTTGAAATACCGCGACGGAGCCGAGATCGTGCTGCTCGGCTACTCCATCGCCGCCGCAGACGTCACACCCCGAGCGCTGAGCAGCGAACGACTCGGCGCCGAGGTCTCGCAGGGCATTCTCACACTGACCCTCGGGGCCGTGGCCGTCGAGCAGAACCGCCGACTCTTCGACATCGACCCGGCGGGCGCCGCAGAGAACTTCGCGGCCAACGCCGCGGCGATGCTCGTCGCCGTGCGGTCCCAGTCCTGA
- a CDS encoding uracil-xanthine permease family protein, with product MVRSVQADDEPHVIRRGWRLHGNGRTIAPGERVLPEERLSWPRTISIGAQHVVAMFGATFLVPLLTGFPPSTTLFFTAIGTLLFLLITKGMMPSYLGSSFGLLAPIGAVTGFSATAGEDLDSHAMALAQGGIISVGVTLALVGLVVHFVGVRWIEVTMPPVVTGAIVALIGLNLAPAAWDWVKAAPLTAVITIVAILITTVAFRGMLGRLSILIGVFVGYAAAWLQGQIDFSTVSQARWVGLPTFHAPAFDLGYLGLFLPVVLVLIAENIGHVKSVGAMTGRDLDRLTGRTLFADGFSTILAGSGGGSGTTTYAENIGVMAATRIFSTAAYLCAAIIALILSMLPKFGEIIATIPPGVLGGAATVLYGMIGLLGVRIWVENRVDFSNPINLNTAAVSLIVAIANFTWSPGGLQFEGIALGTASAIVVFQLMKAIARWRGTDPDALVESLAEAADPVEADAQSRTKTDPG from the coding sequence ATGGTGAGATCGGTACAGGCGGATGACGAACCTCATGTCATCCGCCGCGGATGGCGACTGCATGGGAACGGGCGCACGATCGCCCCGGGAGAACGGGTCCTCCCCGAGGAACGGCTGAGTTGGCCGCGGACCATCAGCATCGGCGCTCAGCACGTCGTCGCGATGTTCGGAGCGACCTTCCTCGTTCCCCTGCTCACCGGCTTCCCTCCCTCGACGACGCTCTTCTTCACCGCGATCGGGACGCTCCTCTTCCTGCTCATCACGAAGGGCATGATGCCCTCCTACCTCGGTTCGTCGTTCGGGCTGCTCGCCCCGATCGGTGCGGTCACCGGATTCTCAGCGACCGCAGGCGAGGATCTCGACTCCCACGCTATGGCGCTGGCTCAGGGCGGAATCATCTCCGTCGGAGTCACGCTCGCGCTCGTCGGGCTCGTCGTCCATTTCGTCGGCGTCCGGTGGATCGAGGTGACGATGCCGCCGGTGGTCACGGGTGCGATCGTCGCCCTCATCGGCCTCAACCTCGCCCCGGCCGCCTGGGACTGGGTCAAGGCCGCTCCCCTGACCGCCGTCATCACCATCGTCGCGATCCTCATCACCACCGTGGCCTTCCGCGGCATGCTCGGACGCCTGTCGATCCTCATCGGAGTCTTCGTCGGCTACGCGGCCGCCTGGCTGCAGGGTCAGATCGACTTCTCGACGGTCTCCCAGGCCAGGTGGGTCGGACTGCCGACCTTCCATGCACCGGCCTTCGATCTCGGATACCTCGGTCTCTTCCTCCCCGTCGTCCTCGTCCTCATCGCCGAGAACATCGGCCACGTGAAGTCGGTGGGGGCCATGACCGGCAGGGATCTCGATCGTCTGACCGGCCGCACTCTCTTCGCCGACGGCTTTTCGACCATCCTCGCCGGATCCGGCGGAGGGTCGGGCACGACGACCTACGCCGAGAACATCGGGGTCATGGCGGCCACACGCATCTTCTCCACCGCCGCGTATCTCTGCGCGGCGATCATCGCGCTCATCCTCAGCATGCTGCCGAAGTTCGGGGAGATCATCGCCACGATTCCGCCCGGCGTCCTCGGCGGTGCCGCAACCGTCCTCTACGGAATGATCGGACTGCTCGGCGTGCGGATCTGGGTGGAGAACCGGGTCGACTTCTCGAATCCGATCAACCTCAACACTGCGGCGGTGTCCCTCATCGTCGCCATCGCGAACTTCACGTGGTCGCCCGGCGGACTCCAGTTCGAGGGGATCGCACTGGGCACTGCCTCGGCGATCGTGGTCTTTCAGCTGATGAAGGCGATCGCCCGGTGGCGGGGCACCGATCCCGATGCCCTGGTCGAGAGCCTCGCCGAGGCGGCCGATCCCGTCGAGGCGGATGCGCAGTCCCGTACAAAGACCGACCCCGGCTGA
- a CDS encoding Nif3-like dinuclear metal center hexameric protein, translating into MKHPKVSDCVDVFDSLWPPALAESWDSVGLSVGEPEAEVRSILLALDPMDAVIAEAVVLDADLVFTHHPLMLKPVKSVNASTLKGGAVHTLISNDIALFNAHTNADSARGGVSDVLISLLGITDAEPLVTHSQQIPATPRSAAESDSSAAEAHRPTGIGRVGDLDRPTPVRDIARTLAEALPRTTTGVRIAGDPAATVTRVAVCGGAGDSLFDHVRASGAEVFITADLRHHPATEARDTANRHDGSPQLIDVSHWASETVWLDAAARELDAEFAARGFTVALQHSAINTDPWVERY; encoded by the coding sequence ATGAAGCATCCGAAGGTGAGTGACTGCGTCGACGTCTTCGATTCGCTGTGGCCGCCGGCCCTCGCCGAGTCCTGGGATTCCGTGGGTCTGTCCGTCGGCGAACCCGAGGCGGAGGTCCGTTCGATCCTCCTGGCCCTCGACCCGATGGACGCGGTGATCGCCGAGGCGGTCGTGCTCGATGCCGATCTCGTGTTCACCCATCATCCGCTTATGCTCAAACCCGTGAAGTCCGTGAATGCCTCGACACTCAAAGGCGGAGCGGTGCACACGCTCATCAGCAACGACATCGCCCTGTTCAACGCGCATACGAATGCCGACTCCGCCCGCGGGGGAGTCTCCGACGTCCTCATCTCCCTGCTGGGCATCACCGACGCCGAGCCGCTCGTCACGCATTCCCAGCAGATCCCGGCGACGCCCCGGTCCGCTGCGGAGAGTGATTCTTCGGCCGCCGAGGCGCACCGTCCGACCGGGATCGGCCGCGTCGGCGACCTGGACCGTCCGACCCCGGTACGCGACATCGCCCGCACCCTCGCCGAGGCACTGCCGCGGACGACGACGGGCGTGCGGATCGCCGGAGACCCGGCGGCGACGGTGACGAGGGTGGCAGTCTGCGGAGGCGCCGGAGACTCCCTGTTCGACCACGTTCGGGCCAGCGGAGCTGAGGTCTTCATCACCGCTGACCTGCGTCATCACCCCGCCACCGAGGCACGCGACACCGCAAACCGCCACGACGGGAGCCCCCAGCTCATCGACGTCTCCCATTGGGCCTCGGAGACCGTGTGGCTGGACGCCGCAGCCCGAGAACTCGACGCCGAATTCGCCGCCCGCGGCTTCACGGTCGCACTGCAGCACTCGGCCATCAACACGGACCCCTGGGTCGAACGCTACTGA
- a CDS encoding YaaA family protein, translated as MKILLPPSEGKTPAETGPTLDLETLSSPELNPSRERVLTALKRVSKRRDALEQLGVGASLAADVERNTVLDSMPCAPALLTYSGVLFEAMGAAELVSRAGADTALKERLQHVQVFSALFGRVHGLDVIPAYRLAMKTGLGTLGRLTSFWKPILAKTPDLAPAEVALDCRSSDYRSAWPGPNNQVITMGAVTVSGGKRRVVSHWAKFYRGEFAGRLLSDDRALPASTDELVARAEESYEVEFAPHTKSKPATLTIVLPG; from the coding sequence GTGAAGATTCTGCTGCCGCCCTCCGAGGGTAAGACCCCGGCCGAAACCGGTCCGACCCTCGACCTCGAGACTCTTTCGTCGCCCGAGCTCAATCCCAGCCGGGAACGAGTCCTCACCGCACTGAAGAGAGTCTCGAAACGTCGAGACGCCCTCGAACAGCTCGGCGTCGGTGCATCCTTGGCCGCGGACGTCGAACGCAACACCGTCCTCGACTCGATGCCCTGCGCCCCGGCACTGCTCACGTATTCCGGCGTCCTCTTTGAAGCGATGGGCGCGGCCGAACTCGTGTCACGCGCCGGTGCGGACACGGCCCTCAAGGAGCGGCTGCAGCACGTTCAGGTCTTCTCCGCTCTCTTCGGCCGCGTCCACGGACTCGACGTCATCCCTGCCTATCGGTTGGCGATGAAGACCGGTCTGGGGACGTTGGGCAGGCTGACGTCGTTCTGGAAGCCGATCCTGGCGAAGACTCCCGATCTCGCTCCCGCCGAGGTGGCCCTCGACTGCCGCTCGAGCGATTACCGATCCGCGTGGCCAGGGCCCAACAATCAGGTGATCACCATGGGTGCAGTGACCGTGAGCGGCGGGAAGCGACGCGTGGTCTCACACTGGGCGAAGTTCTATCGCGGCGAGTTCGCCGGCCGTCTCCTCTCCGATGACCGGGCGCTGCCGGCGAGCACCGATGAGCTCGTGGCCCGGGCCGAGGAGAGCTACGAGGTCGAGTTCGCTCCGCATACGAAGTCGAAGCCAGCGACCCTGACGATCGTCCTGCCGGGCTGA
- a CDS encoding fatty acyl-CoA synthetase → MTSTQPAPTMSTASTVSDLVRRSAGRFPTSTAVEFADRTWTYAELDAAVTAVARELVRLGAAKGDRVAAYGKNSDVYLLLYLGCARAGIIHVPVNYQLKNDELDYILDNAGVGIVFADPDLVDAVTATTTGAAAEVLDLNSLVPVASAEDISPAGDGEFSVADTDVAQLLFTSGTTSAPKGAVMTHRALIHEYLSALLVLDFDGGDRAVHALPLYHSAQMHVFLLPLLSIGAHNIIVPAPVPEQLLALFEEREINSFFAAPTVWVALANSPDLQTRNLDSLRKAYYGASIMPGPILERLRERLPELGFYNCFGQSELGPLCTVLRPEDHDAHPGSAGRPVMFVETRVVDSEGQDVRPGDEGEMLYRSPQLCEGYWNRPDATAEAFADGWFHSGDLVKVDEDGFVEVVDRVKDVINTGGVLVASRQVEDAIFELPQVAEVAVVGVADEKWIEAISAFVVRRPEQGELTADEVIAHVKSRLAGFKVPKRVEFVAELPKNSAGKILKRSLRG, encoded by the coding sequence ATGACCTCTACACAGCCCGCACCCACGATGTCCACCGCGTCGACGGTTTCCGACCTCGTCCGCCGCAGCGCCGGTCGGTTCCCCACGTCCACGGCCGTCGAATTCGCCGACCGGACCTGGACCTATGCCGAACTCGATGCCGCCGTCACGGCCGTCGCACGTGAACTCGTGCGCCTCGGAGCCGCGAAGGGCGACCGTGTGGCCGCGTACGGCAAGAACTCCGACGTCTACCTGCTCCTCTATCTCGGCTGCGCCCGAGCGGGCATCATCCATGTTCCCGTGAATTATCAGCTGAAGAACGATGAGCTCGACTACATCCTCGACAACGCCGGAGTGGGAATCGTCTTCGCCGATCCTGACCTCGTCGACGCCGTCACAGCCACGACCACCGGCGCGGCGGCCGAGGTGCTCGACCTGAACTCGCTCGTGCCGGTCGCCTCCGCAGAGGACATCAGCCCCGCAGGCGACGGGGAATTCTCCGTCGCCGACACCGATGTCGCACAGCTGCTCTTCACCTCCGGCACCACCTCGGCGCCGAAGGGCGCGGTGATGACCCATCGTGCCCTCATCCACGAGTACCTCTCCGCGCTCCTCGTCCTCGACTTCGACGGAGGTGACCGCGCCGTCCATGCGCTTCCGCTCTATCATTCGGCCCAGATGCACGTCTTCCTCCTGCCGCTGCTCTCGATCGGGGCGCACAACATCATCGTTCCCGCACCCGTGCCCGAGCAGCTGCTGGCACTGTTCGAAGAGCGTGAGATCAATTCCTTCTTCGCCGCGCCCACCGTCTGGGTGGCACTGGCCAACAGCCCCGACCTGCAGACTCGCAACCTCGACAGTCTCCGCAAGGCCTACTACGGCGCCTCGATCATGCCCGGTCCGATCCTCGAGCGCCTCCGGGAGAGACTGCCCGAACTCGGGTTCTACAACTGCTTCGGCCAATCCGAACTCGGACCGCTGTGCACGGTCCTGCGGCCCGAGGACCACGACGCGCACCCCGGGTCGGCCGGCAGACCGGTGATGTTCGTCGAAACGCGCGTCGTCGACAGTGAAGGACAGGACGTGAGACCAGGAGACGAGGGTGAGATGCTCTACCGCTCCCCACAGCTGTGCGAAGGCTACTGGAACCGACCCGACGCCACCGCGGAGGCCTTCGCCGACGGCTGGTTCCATTCCGGCGACCTGGTCAAGGTCGACGAGGACGGATTCGTCGAGGTCGTCGACCGAGTCAAGGACGTCATCAACACCGGAGGGGTCCTCGTCGCCAGCAGACAGGTCGAGGATGCGATCTTCGAACTCCCCCAGGTCGCTGAAGTCGCCGTCGTCGGTGTCGCCGACGAGAAGTGGATCGAGGCGATCTCCGCGTTCGTCGTCCGCCGACCCGAGCAGGGCGAGCTGACCGCCGACGAGGTGATTGCCCACGTCAAAAGCCGCCTCGCCGGCTTCAAAGTGCCCAAACGGGTCGAATTCGTCGCAGAGCTGCCGAAGAACTCGGCCGGGAAGATCCTCAAACGCAGCCTGCGTGGGTAA
- a CDS encoding zinc ribbon domain-containing protein — MLITDDQRTALQTLIELTATGRALRHEHDHPKRAAELQELVTNHQRLGEEKTQATEVVDRHRSTIAETNTLIEDQRAKIEKKTAELNDGTGLTSRDMVNLQEEIAGHEARVSELEETELTEMENLEVAEAGLADVEGRIAEVTSSGREVQTAVKERKAELLGLLEDNAASVREAKVELPAEIVTAFDANVAQGGPGAAVLSGPNCQACGQEIGGAAWNAMLGADVNETYECEECEAVLLRRS, encoded by the coding sequence ATGCTCATCACCGACGACCAGCGCACCGCGCTGCAGACCCTCATCGAACTCACGGCCACGGGCCGCGCCCTGCGCCACGAACATGACCACCCGAAACGAGCCGCCGAACTCCAGGAGCTCGTTACGAACCACCAACGACTCGGCGAGGAGAAGACGCAGGCCACCGAGGTCGTCGACAGGCATCGGTCGACGATCGCCGAAACGAACACGCTCATCGAAGACCAGCGGGCGAAGATCGAGAAGAAGACCGCAGAACTCAACGACGGCACGGGACTGACCAGCAGAGACATGGTCAACCTCCAGGAGGAGATCGCGGGTCACGAAGCCCGCGTCTCCGAACTCGAAGAGACCGAACTGACCGAGATGGAGAACCTCGAAGTCGCCGAGGCGGGACTTGCCGACGTCGAGGGCCGCATCGCCGAGGTCACGTCCTCCGGCAGGGAGGTCCAGACTGCGGTGAAGGAGCGCAAGGCCGAGCTGCTGGGCCTTCTCGAGGACAATGCCGCCTCGGTGCGTGAGGCGAAGGTCGAGCTCCCGGCAGAAATCGTCACCGCCTTCGATGCGAACGTCGCTCAGGGAGGTCCGGGAGCAGCCGTGCTCTCGGGACCGAATTGTCAGGCATGTGGGCAGGAGATCGGGGGAGCAGCGTGGAATGCGATGCTCGGCGCCGATGTCAACGAGACCTACGAATGCGAAGAATGCGAGGCGGTGCTGCTGCGCCGCAGCTGA
- a CDS encoding DUF2249 domain-containing protein: MADEVVIDVRTIPTPQRHPHIIKTYEELEVGEALILVNDHVPEALRVEMVREYADAVGWEPLESTPDAVRVRISRRASTPTPRVVLDVAEITDAARPAEPAGSVWQLSPQQRGLDANVIALEPGDEIREHVGPDLDVLIHVLTGAGTLETETGSIELTPGLIVWLPRRSQRRFIADAEAGLRYFSVHQRKQGLTITARP; the protein is encoded by the coding sequence GTGGCCGATGAAGTCGTCATCGACGTCCGAACCATTCCGACGCCCCAGCGGCACCCGCACATCATCAAGACCTACGAGGAACTCGAGGTCGGCGAGGCGCTGATCCTCGTCAACGATCATGTGCCCGAAGCACTGCGGGTGGAGATGGTTCGGGAGTACGCCGATGCGGTCGGCTGGGAACCATTGGAGAGCACCCCGGATGCGGTGCGGGTGCGCATCAGCAGGCGAGCATCCACCCCAACGCCGAGGGTCGTCCTCGATGTCGCCGAAATCACCGACGCAGCGCGGCCTGCCGAACCCGCGGGTTCTGTCTGGCAGCTGTCTCCGCAGCAGCGAGGCCTCGATGCCAATGTCATCGCTCTTGAGCCGGGCGACGAGATCCGCGAGCATGTCGGCCCGGACCTCGACGTCCTCATCCACGTCCTCACCGGCGCCGGCACACTCGAGACAGAGACCGGCTCGATCGAGCTGACTCCCGGTCTGATCGTCTGGCTGCCGCGTCGGTCACAGCGTCGCTTCATCGCCGACGCCGAGGCGGGGCTGCGGTATTTCTCCGTCCACCAGCGCAAGCAGGGACTGACGATCACCGCTCGCCCCTGA